In Aquila chrysaetos chrysaetos chromosome 2, bAquChr1.4, whole genome shotgun sequence, the following are encoded in one genomic region:
- the POU3F2 gene encoding LOW QUALITY PROTEIN: POU domain, class 3, transcription factor 2 (The sequence of the model RefSeq protein was modified relative to this genomic sequence to represent the inferred CDS: inserted 4 bases in 2 codons; deleted 4 bases in 3 codons) yields the protein MATAASNHYSLLASGSPMVHAEPPGGMQPGGGYRDAGALVQADYALQSNGHPLSHAHQWIAALSHGGPGGGGGGGGGGGGGGGGGGGGAPGRLGALGQPDIKPAVVQAGGRGDELXRRRRRRRRSNRRRWRAPHLVHHGGGGGHHAAAAAAAAAAAAWRAGGAAHLPPGMAAANGAQAGLLYSQPHGFTVNGMLGAAQPALHHHGLRDAHEEPPPGPPGPPPHHGPXEHPPPPHGPHPGAAGPPPAAAAGAAGPPGPPPHHDPHSDEDTPTSDDLEQFAKQFKQRRIKLGFTQADVGLALGTLYGNVFSQTTICRFEALQLSFKNMCKLKPLLNKWLEEADSSSGSPTSIDKIAAQGRKRKKRTSIEVSVKGALESHFLKCPKPSAQEITSLADSLQLEKEVVRVWFCNRRQKEKRMTPPGGTLPGAEDVYGASRDTPPHHGVQTPVQ from the exons ATGGCGACCGCAGCCTCCAACCACTACAGCCTGCTCGCCTCCGGCTCCCCCATGGTGCACGCCGAGCCGCCCGGCGGCATGCAGCCCGGCGGCGGCTACCGCGACGCCGGCGCCCTGGTGCAGGCGGACTACGCGCTGCAGAGCAACGGGCACCCGCTGAGCCACGCTCACCAGTGGATCGCGGCGCTGTCCCacggcggccccggcggcggcggcggcggcggcggcggcggcgggggcggcggcggcggcggcggcggc ggcgcCCCTGGTCGGCTGGGCGCGCTGGGCCAGCCCGACATCAAGCCGGCGGTGGTgcaggcgggcgggcgcggcgacgagct ccgccgccgccgccgccgccgccgcagcaaCCGCCGCCGGTGGCGGGCGCCGCACCTGGTGCaccacggcggcggcggcgggcaccacgcggcggcggcggcggcggcggcggcggcggcggcgtggcgggcgggcggcgcggcgcaCCTGCCGCCCGGCATGGCCGCGGCCAACGGCGCGCAGGCG GGGCTGCTCTACTCCCAGCCGCAC GGCTTCACCGTCAACGGCATGCTGGGCGCCGCGCAGCCGGCGCTGCACCACCACGGCCTGCGCGACGCCCAcgaggagccgccgccggggccgcccgggccgccgccgcaCCACGGCCC CGAgcacccgccgccgccccacggcccccaccccggggcggccgggccgccgcccgccgccgccgccggggccgccgggccgcccgggccgccgccgcaCCACGACCCGCACTCGGACGAGGACACGCCGACCTCGGACGACCTGGAGCAGTTCGCCAAGCAGTTCAAGCAGCGGCGCATCAAACTGGGATTTACCCAAGCGGACGTGGGGCTGGCGCTGGGCACCCTCTACGGCAACGTCTTCTCGCAGACCACCATCTGCCGCTTCGAGGCCCTGCAGCTCAGCTTCAAGAACATGTGCAAGCTGAAGCCTTTGTTGAACAAGTGGTTGGAGGAGGCGGACTCCTCCTCGGGCAGCCCCACCAGCATAGACAAGATCGCGGCGCAGGGCCGCAAGCGGAAAAAGCGCACCTCCATCGAGGTGAGCGTCAAGGGCGCGCTGGAGAGCCACTTCCTCAAGTGCCCCAAGCCCTCCGCCCAGGAGATCACCTCGCTCGCGGACAGCCtacagctggagaaggaggtggtgAGAGTGTGGTTTTGTAacaggagacagaaagagaagcgCATGACTCCCCCGGGAGGGACGCTGCCGGGCGCCGAGGACGTGTACGGGGCCAGCAGGGACACGCCGCCGCACCACGGGGTGCAGACCCCCGTGCAGTGA